One window from the genome of Nitrososphaerota archaeon encodes:
- a CDS encoding orotate phosphoribosyltransferase codes for MLLTTKTWATERKEIIRNLGKILVKSGALKFGAFTLASGKLSSYYIDLRIVPSLPSLFEQVIHAYKSLIKQNIRGNGFDIIAGIPTAGLTYASALAYELSKPLIYMRKEKKEHGTGKDVEGLLPPGAKVVVIDDVITTGGSLITAIDFVRRSGGTVEKAVVLIDRLEEGKKNLAKIGVDLVSLTSITEITDFLYNMNIIEDAQRNAIYVQAGISKS; via the coding sequence ATGCTGTTGACTACAAAAACTTGGGCTACAGAGAGGAAGGAGATAATTAGGAACTTGGGCAAGATCCTTGTGAAGAGCGGGGCGCTAAAATTTGGAGCTTTTACCCTTGCTAGCGGGAAGTTAAGTTCGTATTATATAGATCTACGGATAGTCCCTAGCTTACCTTCGCTATTTGAGCAGGTGATCCATGCCTACAAATCCCTGATAAAGCAGAATATTCGTGGAAATGGGTTTGACATTATTGCAGGGATACCTACTGCAGGGCTGACTTACGCGTCGGCACTAGCGTATGAACTTTCAAAGCCTCTTATCTATATGCGAAAAGAAAAGAAGGAACATGGTACAGGGAAGGACGTCGAGGGACTTCTGCCCCCTGGCGCAAAAGTTGTAGTGATTGATGATGTCATAACTACGGGTGGGTCGCTGATAACGGCTATCGATTTTGTCAGAAGAAGCGGAGGAACCGTAGAAAAAGCAGTCGTACTTATTGACAGACTTGAAGAAGGTAAGAAAAATCTTGCAAAAATTGGCGTCGACCTTGTTTCTCTAACGTCTATAACAGAGATAACAGATTTCCTCTACAATATGAACATTATAGAGGACGCTCAGAGAAATGCCATTTATGTTCAGGCTGGTATCAGTAAATCATGA